The following are encoded in a window of Pyxidicoccus trucidator genomic DNA:
- the metF gene encoding methylenetetrahydrofolate reductase [NAD(P)H], whose product MKIRNRLNPSNPCFSFEFFPPKTDEGVANLFKTLEDLAPLQPGFVSVTYGAGGSTRDRTLELVTRIKQETGIEAMAHLTCVGHTREELRELLKRLAEAKLDNVLVLRGDPPQGQQQFTPATGGFQYASELVRFIREEDFNFCLGGACYPEGHVETTSRDDDLRHLKEKVDAGLDFVVTQLFFDNAFFFDFVERARRAGINVPIVPGIMPITNYEQIQRFTRMCGATVPMRLALQLERVKDQPDALVQLGVAHATVQCMELLARGVPGIHFYTLNKSPATRMIVSALRARS is encoded by the coding sequence ATGAAGATTCGTAATCGGTTGAATCCATCCAACCCCTGCTTCTCGTTCGAGTTCTTCCCGCCGAAAACGGACGAGGGTGTCGCCAACCTCTTCAAGACGCTGGAAGACCTGGCGCCCCTGCAGCCCGGCTTCGTGTCGGTGACCTACGGCGCCGGCGGGAGCACGAGGGACAGGACGCTGGAGCTCGTCACGCGCATCAAGCAGGAGACGGGCATCGAGGCCATGGCGCACCTGACGTGCGTGGGCCACACCCGGGAGGAGCTGCGCGAGCTGCTGAAGCGGCTGGCCGAGGCGAAGCTGGACAACGTGCTGGTGCTGCGGGGAGACCCGCCGCAAGGGCAGCAGCAGTTCACCCCGGCGACGGGTGGGTTCCAGTACGCGTCGGAGCTGGTGCGATTCATCCGAGAAGAGGATTTCAACTTCTGCCTCGGAGGGGCGTGCTATCCGGAGGGCCACGTCGAGACGACGTCCCGCGACGACGACCTGCGTCATCTGAAGGAGAAGGTCGACGCGGGGCTGGACTTCGTGGTGACGCAGCTGTTCTTCGACAACGCGTTCTTCTTCGACTTCGTGGAGCGGGCACGGCGCGCGGGCATCAACGTCCCCATCGTCCCTGGCATCATGCCGATTACGAACTACGAGCAGATCCAGCGCTTCACCCGGATGTGCGGAGCCACCGTGCCCATGCGGCTGGCGCTGCAGCTGGAGCGGGTGAAGGACCAGCCCGACGCACTGGTGCAGCTCGGCGTGGCGCACGCGACGGTGCAGTGCATGGAGCTGCTGGCGCGCGGCGTGCCCGGCATCCACTTCTACACGCTGAACAAGTCCCCGGCGACGCGGATGATCGTAAGCGCCCTGAGAGCCCGTTCATGA
- the gcvT gene encoding glycine cleavage system aminomethyltransferase GcvT, translating into MARRTPLNEAHRKLGARMVDFAGWDMPVQYSSVIGEHEAVRNAVGLFDVSHMGEVEFSGPGALETVNALISNDLARISDGQAVYAGLLNEQGTFVDDIVAYRFSPERIFICVNSSNREKDFAWMKEHAKGVKPVDRGDDFAQIAVQGPKAGGLVQRLTKTDTSKIGTYRFAEGEVAGVKSIISRTGYTGEDGFELYCAPDDAVKLWDALLTEGQQDGVKPCGLGARDSLRTEMKYALYGNDIDDQHTALEAGLGWIVKLDKAAFIGKDALVAQKAAGVKRKLVGFEVTGSGIPRHGYAIHKDGKPVGEVTSGTMGPSVKKPIGIGYVPAELAAEGSTFDVDVRGRPVPAVVVKTPFYKKP; encoded by the coding sequence ATGGCCCGGCGTACGCCCCTCAACGAGGCCCACCGCAAGTTGGGCGCTCGCATGGTCGACTTCGCGGGATGGGACATGCCGGTCCAGTACTCGTCCGTCATCGGCGAGCATGAGGCCGTGCGCAACGCCGTCGGCCTGTTCGACGTCTCCCACATGGGCGAGGTGGAGTTCTCCGGCCCTGGCGCCCTGGAGACGGTCAACGCCCTCATCTCCAATGACCTCGCCCGCATCTCCGACGGGCAGGCCGTCTACGCCGGCCTGCTCAACGAGCAGGGCACCTTCGTGGACGACATCGTCGCCTACCGCTTCAGCCCCGAGCGCATCTTCATCTGCGTCAACTCCAGCAACCGCGAGAAGGACTTCGCCTGGATGAAGGAGCACGCGAAGGGCGTGAAGCCCGTGGACCGGGGCGACGACTTCGCGCAGATCGCCGTGCAGGGCCCCAAGGCCGGCGGCCTCGTCCAGCGCCTGACGAAGACGGACACCTCCAAGATTGGCACCTACCGCTTCGCCGAGGGCGAGGTGGCGGGCGTGAAGAGCATCATCTCCCGCACCGGCTACACCGGCGAGGACGGCTTCGAGCTGTACTGCGCCCCGGACGACGCGGTGAAGCTGTGGGACGCGCTGCTCACGGAAGGCCAGCAGGACGGCGTGAAGCCGTGCGGCCTGGGCGCGCGCGACAGCCTGCGCACGGAGATGAAGTACGCGCTCTACGGCAACGACATCGACGACCAGCACACCGCGCTGGAGGCCGGGCTCGGCTGGATTGTGAAGCTCGACAAGGCCGCCTTCATCGGCAAGGACGCGCTGGTGGCGCAGAAGGCCGCCGGCGTGAAGCGCAAGCTGGTAGGCTTCGAGGTGACGGGCAGCGGCATCCCCCGCCATGGCTACGCCATCCACAAGGACGGCAAGCCGGTGGGCGAGGTGACGAGCGGCACCATGGGCCCCTCCGTGAAGAAGCCCATCGGCATCGGCTACGTGCCCGCCGAGCTTGCCGCGGAAGGCTCCACCTTCGACGTGGACGTCCGCGGACGCCCCGTGCCCGCCGTCGTGGTCAAGACTCCGTTCTACAAGAAGCCCTGA
- the gcvH gene encoding glycine cleavage system protein GcvH, which yields MADSIPGDLKYTKEHEWARVQGKVVVVGVTAHAQESLGDVVYVELPKLGATITEGKQFGVIESTKAVSELYSPVTGTVVKVNDALADNPSTVNTDPYGAGWIVEVELSDPKQVDALMDATAYSNLLKSA from the coding sequence ATGGCCGATTCGATTCCCGGCGACCTGAAGTACACCAAGGAGCACGAGTGGGCCCGCGTCCAGGGCAAGGTGGTGGTGGTGGGTGTCACCGCCCATGCCCAGGAGTCGCTGGGTGACGTGGTGTACGTGGAGCTGCCGAAGTTGGGCGCCACCATCACCGAGGGCAAGCAGTTCGGCGTCATCGAGTCCACCAAGGCCGTCTCGGAGCTGTACTCGCCGGTGACGGGCACGGTGGTGAAGGTGAATGACGCCCTGGCGGACAACCCCTCCACCGTCAACACGGACCCCTACGGGGCGGGCTGGATTGTCGAGGTCGAACTGTCGGATCCCAAGCAGGTGGACGCGCTCATGGACGCCACCGCGTACTCCAACCTGCTCAAGAGCGCGTAG
- the gcvP gene encoding aminomethyl-transferring glycine dehydrogenase, which yields MSLNWKYQESFSGRHNGPDEHELKQMLSALGVTSLEAFIEQAVPPAIRSKEPLKLAPPKGEHELLAQLEAIAAKNQVFRSYLGMGYHDTHTPNVILRNIFQNPGWYTQYTPYQAEIAQGRLEALLNFQTLIMDLTGLEVANASLLDEGTAAAEAMALAVHQKGDGSGVAFFVSDACHPQTVDVVRTRALPLGVDIVVGDHRTVDLGAKKFVGALVQYPATDGVVHDYRAFADKVHAAGGLLVVAADLLSLTLLTPPGEFGADVAVGSAQRFGVPMGYGGPHAGYFATKNAYTRVMPGRIIGVSEDAQGRRALRMALQTREQHIRREKATSNICTAQVLLAVMASMYAVYHGPKGLKAIAERVHGLTVVLARGLTKLGLKPKYEQFFDTLRVELTQPQVRSVLGAAEAARMNFRRIDEKTLGVALDETTRPADVEAILSAFASGAGKASAPSLEEVGGNVESPLEPALRRTSEYLTHSVFNSYHSETEMLRYIRRLEAKDLSLTHSMIPLGSCTMKLNATAEMIPVTWPQFGRLHPFAPTSQAAGYKVIFEQLEHMLTQVTGFAGCSLQPNAGSQGEYAGLLVIRAYHQSRGQAHRDVCLIPSSAHGTNPASAVMAGYKVVVTKCDEDGNIDLVDLRAKADEHKDKLAALMVTYPSTHGVFEEDIKEICSIVHERGGQVYMDGANLNAQVGLTAPGLVGADVCHINLHKTFCIPHGGGGPGMGPICVASHLVKFLPGHPVIQTGGSEAIGAISAAPWGSASILLISWMYMTMMGGEGLTQATKLAILNANYIAERLQPHYPVLYRGKRGKVAHECIVDLRPLKKTSGVEVEDVAKRLMDFGFHAPTVSFPVSGTLMIEPTESESKAELDRFCDAMIAIRQEIRDIEEGRMPKDNNVLKNAPHTARVLTAPEWNRPYSREQAVFPAPWVRDNKFWPSVGRLNNVLGDRKLVCSCPPIEDYMTDSKAAVA from the coding sequence ATGTCCCTGAATTGGAAGTACCAGGAGTCGTTCTCCGGCCGTCACAACGGCCCGGATGAGCACGAGCTGAAGCAGATGCTGTCCGCGCTGGGCGTCACCTCGCTCGAGGCCTTCATCGAGCAGGCCGTCCCGCCGGCCATCCGCTCCAAGGAGCCGCTGAAGCTCGCGCCTCCGAAGGGGGAGCACGAGCTGCTCGCGCAGCTGGAGGCCATCGCCGCGAAGAACCAGGTGTTCCGCTCGTACCTCGGCATGGGCTACCACGACACCCACACGCCGAACGTCATCCTCCGGAACATCTTCCAGAACCCGGGCTGGTACACGCAGTACACGCCGTACCAGGCGGAGATTGCCCAGGGCCGGCTGGAGGCGCTGCTCAACTTCCAGACGCTCATCATGGACCTGACGGGCCTGGAGGTCGCCAACGCCTCGCTGCTCGACGAGGGCACCGCCGCCGCCGAGGCCATGGCGCTGGCCGTGCACCAGAAGGGTGACGGCTCGGGCGTGGCCTTCTTCGTCTCCGACGCCTGCCATCCGCAGACGGTGGACGTGGTCCGCACGCGCGCCCTGCCGCTGGGCGTGGACATCGTCGTCGGCGACCACCGCACGGTGGACCTGGGCGCGAAGAAGTTCGTGGGCGCGCTGGTGCAGTACCCGGCCACCGACGGCGTGGTGCACGACTACCGCGCCTTCGCGGACAAGGTGCACGCGGCGGGCGGCCTGCTCGTCGTCGCCGCGGACCTGCTGAGCCTCACGCTGCTCACCCCGCCGGGCGAGTTCGGCGCGGACGTGGCGGTGGGCAGCGCCCAGCGCTTCGGCGTCCCCATGGGCTACGGCGGCCCGCACGCCGGCTACTTCGCCACGAAGAACGCCTACACCCGCGTCATGCCGGGCCGCATCATCGGCGTGTCCGAGGACGCGCAGGGCCGCCGCGCGCTGCGCATGGCGCTGCAGACGCGCGAGCAGCACATCCGTCGCGAGAAGGCGACGAGCAACATCTGCACCGCGCAGGTGCTGCTGGCCGTCATGGCCAGCATGTACGCCGTCTACCACGGGCCCAAGGGGCTCAAGGCCATCGCAGAGCGCGTGCATGGGCTCACCGTGGTGCTGGCGCGCGGCCTGACGAAGCTGGGCCTCAAGCCGAAGTACGAGCAGTTCTTCGACACGCTGCGCGTGGAGCTGACGCAGCCGCAGGTGCGCTCGGTGCTCGGTGCCGCCGAGGCGGCGCGGATGAACTTCCGCCGCATCGACGAGAAGACGCTGGGCGTGGCGCTGGACGAGACGACGCGGCCCGCCGACGTGGAGGCCATCCTCTCGGCCTTCGCCTCGGGCGCGGGCAAGGCCTCCGCCCCGTCGCTGGAGGAAGTGGGCGGCAACGTCGAGAGCCCCCTCGAGCCGGCCCTGCGCCGCACCAGCGAGTACCTCACGCACTCCGTCTTCAACAGCTACCACTCCGAGACGGAGATGCTGCGCTACATCCGGCGGCTCGAGGCGAAGGACCTGTCCCTCACGCACTCGATGATTCCGCTGGGCAGCTGCACCATGAAGCTCAACGCCACTGCGGAGATGATTCCGGTGACGTGGCCGCAGTTCGGCCGGCTGCACCCGTTCGCCCCCACCTCGCAGGCGGCCGGCTACAAGGTCATCTTCGAGCAGCTGGAGCACATGCTGACGCAGGTGACGGGCTTCGCCGGGTGCTCGCTGCAGCCCAACGCGGGCAGCCAGGGTGAGTACGCGGGCCTGCTCGTCATCCGCGCGTACCACCAGAGCCGCGGCCAGGCGCACCGCGACGTGTGCCTGATTCCGTCCTCCGCGCACGGCACCAACCCGGCCTCCGCCGTCATGGCGGGCTACAAGGTGGTCGTCACCAAGTGCGACGAGGACGGCAACATCGACCTCGTGGACCTGCGCGCGAAGGCGGACGAGCACAAGGACAAGCTCGCGGCGCTGATGGTGACCTACCCGTCCACGCACGGCGTGTTCGAGGAGGACATCAAGGAGATCTGCTCCATCGTCCACGAGCGCGGCGGCCAGGTGTACATGGACGGCGCCAACCTCAACGCCCAGGTGGGGCTCACCGCGCCGGGCCTCGTCGGCGCGGACGTCTGCCACATCAACCTGCACAAGACGTTCTGCATCCCCCACGGCGGTGGCGGCCCGGGCATGGGCCCCATCTGCGTGGCGAGCCACCTGGTGAAGTTCCTCCCCGGCCACCCCGTCATCCAGACGGGCGGCTCGGAGGCCATCGGCGCCATCTCCGCCGCGCCGTGGGGCAGCGCCAGCATCCTGCTCATCTCGTGGATGTACATGACGATGATGGGCGGCGAGGGCCTCACCCAGGCCACGAAGCTGGCCATCCTCAACGCCAACTACATCGCCGAGCGGCTCCAGCCGCACTACCCGGTGCTGTACCGCGGCAAGCGCGGCAAGGTGGCGCACGAGTGCATCGTCGACCTGCGCCCGCTGAAGAAGACCTCGGGCGTCGAGGTGGAGGACGTGGCGAAGCGGCTGATGGACTTCGGCTTCCACGCGCCCACCGTGTCCTTCCCGGTGTCGGGCACGCTGATGATTGAGCCGACGGAGAGCGAGTCGAAGGCGGAGCTGGACCGCTTCTGCGACGCGATGATTGCCATCCGTCAGGAGATTCGCGACATCGAGGAGGGGCGCATGCCGAAGGACAACAACGTCCTGAAGAACGCGCCCCACACCGCCCGCGTCCTCACCGCCCCGGAGTGGAACCGGCCCTACTCGCGCGAGCAGGCCGTCTTCCCGGCCCCGTGGGTGCGCGACAACAAGTTCTGGCCGTCCGTGGGCCGCCTGAACAACGTGCTCGGGGACCGCAAGCTCGTGTGCTCGTGCCCTCCCATCGAGGACTACATGACGGACTCGAAGGCCGCCGTGGCCTGA
- a CDS encoding ATPase domain-containing protein yields MNRNPPQAAEDSRLSSSTPYLDQILDGGWLRGGLYILTGPPGTGKTTLANQMCFHLAKQGEPAVYVTMLTESHSRLLLHLRTLEFFESDLVGTRVHYVSGVHALKAGGAHGLLELLTQVMRDKAARLLVIDGFTVVRERILAHVELREFLLALSVRASLTACTILLLSSEEGPGADVEHVMADGILSLTTEHVGLKSTRGLEVIKFRGSNNLPGKHTFTIDTHGVSVYPRFEALNPDNSEQVTDSDRRSRWGIAGLDAMCGGGLVTLSSTLLMGSPGGGKTLLGLHFLVEGARHGEGGLYFGFAERRGQLLRKGDCVGLPLRELEASGALRLETRAPVETLPDAMAQELLELVDAHHYRRVVLDGLEPFAREAMDPGRAPRFVAALLNALRDREVTVLLTQQPNELFGPALHSPIRGVDALCDNLLFLRFFEVGGRLHRLISVLKMRDSDNDPYLRELAISARGVEVREGYPTLDALITGQPRPREDPKAVGPDGRPRKSRRVPAKKKTAPARPRGRKPR; encoded by the coding sequence GTGAACCGCAACCCTCCCCAGGCAGCGGAGGACTCCCGGCTGTCGAGCAGCACCCCATATCTGGACCAGATCCTCGATGGGGGCTGGCTCCGAGGGGGCCTGTACATCCTCACCGGGCCCCCGGGCACCGGGAAGACGACGCTCGCCAACCAGATGTGCTTCCACCTGGCGAAGCAGGGTGAGCCCGCCGTCTACGTGACGATGCTCACGGAGAGCCACTCGCGGCTGTTGCTCCACCTGCGCACGCTGGAGTTCTTCGAGAGCGACCTGGTGGGCACGCGCGTCCACTACGTCAGCGGAGTCCACGCGCTGAAGGCGGGTGGGGCGCATGGGCTGCTGGAGCTGCTCACCCAGGTGATGCGGGACAAGGCCGCCCGGCTGCTCGTCATCGACGGGTTCACCGTGGTGCGCGAGCGCATCCTCGCGCACGTGGAGCTGCGTGAGTTCCTCCTGGCGCTGTCGGTGAGGGCCAGCCTCACGGCCTGCACCATCCTCCTGCTCAGCTCCGAGGAGGGGCCGGGCGCGGATGTCGAGCACGTCATGGCGGACGGCATCCTCTCCCTCACGACGGAGCACGTGGGGCTGAAGTCCACCCGGGGCCTGGAGGTCATCAAGTTCCGGGGCAGCAACAACCTCCCCGGGAAGCACACCTTCACCATCGACACGCACGGCGTCTCCGTCTACCCGCGCTTCGAGGCGCTCAACCCGGACAACTCCGAGCAGGTCACGGACTCGGACCGTCGCTCGCGGTGGGGCATCGCCGGGCTGGATGCCATGTGCGGCGGCGGGCTCGTCACGCTGTCGTCCACGCTGCTGATGGGCAGCCCCGGCGGCGGGAAGACACTGCTGGGGCTCCACTTCCTGGTGGAGGGCGCCAGGCACGGGGAAGGGGGGCTGTACTTCGGCTTCGCGGAGCGGCGGGGGCAGTTGTTGCGCAAGGGCGACTGCGTGGGGCTCCCGTTGCGCGAGCTGGAGGCGTCCGGCGCGCTGCGCCTGGAGACGCGCGCGCCGGTGGAGACGCTGCCGGACGCCATGGCGCAGGAGCTCCTCGAGCTGGTGGACGCCCATCACTACCGCCGGGTCGTCCTGGACGGCCTGGAGCCCTTCGCCCGGGAGGCCATGGACCCGGGACGCGCCCCCCGCTTCGTCGCCGCGCTCCTCAACGCGCTGCGGGACAGGGAGGTCACCGTGCTGCTGACCCAGCAGCCCAACGAGCTGTTCGGCCCGGCGCTGCACTCTCCCATCCGCGGGGTGGACGCGCTCTGCGACAACCTCCTCTTCCTGCGCTTCTTCGAGGTGGGCGGGCGCCTGCACCGGCTCATCTCCGTGCTGAAGATGCGCGACAGCGACAATGACCCCTACCTGCGCGAGCTGGCCATCTCCGCGCGGGGCGTGGAGGTGCGGGAGGGCTACCCCACCCTGGACGCGCTCATCACCGGGCAGCCCCGCCCCCGCGAAGACCCGAAGGCCGTGGGCCCGGATGGGCGCCCCCGCAAGTCGCGCCGTGTGCCCGCGAAGAAGAAGACGGCGCCCGCCCGCCCGCGCGGGAGGAAGCCGCGATGA
- a CDS encoding response regulator — MSRILVVEDEDILAATLCEVLEDEGYEALTARNGEDALRLLAERSPDLVLLDIMMPRMDGLAFLTAKALDTKVQHVPVVVMTSVSRSALQGHGVAGFLAKPFKLETLLQVVATALAKRTAREGEG; from the coding sequence ATGAGCCGCATCCTCGTCGTGGAAGACGAAGACATCCTCGCGGCCACGCTCTGCGAGGTGCTGGAGGACGAGGGGTACGAGGCCCTCACCGCGCGCAACGGAGAGGATGCGCTGCGGCTGCTCGCCGAGCGGAGCCCGGACCTCGTGCTGCTGGACATCATGATGCCGCGCATGGACGGCCTCGCCTTCCTCACGGCCAAGGCGCTGGACACGAAGGTGCAGCACGTCCCGGTGGTGGTGATGACCTCCGTGTCGCGCTCGGCGCTCCAGGGGCATGGCGTGGCGGGCTTCCTCGCCAAGCCCTTCAAGCTGGAGACGCTGCTCCAGGTCGTCGCCACCGCGCTCGCGAAGCGGACTGCGAGGGAAGGGGAGGGATGA
- a CDS encoding cation diffusion facilitator family transporter, translated as METPVADRSLLLQQRNRKVRLVLLAILVANWVVAIAKLAFGMLSQSAAVTADGLHSFIDGGSNVLGLVAMGVASRPADEDHPYGHGKFEALASLGIGAMIGIGMLELGRMALDSVMHDKHPQVTATMAGVMGFTLLVNIAVTRVERHYGHKYKSTLLLADASHTMSDVYVTLAVLASLLLVWLGYPRADGLIALGVMVFVAWVAYGIVRQAVGILSDTARLDPVEVARQTMSVSGVRSCRNVRSRGMEESVYVDLKIEVDPNLSTAQAHEVADRVETLLQSTYPQVVDVVVHVEPASAMAART; from the coding sequence GTGGAAACCCCCGTCGCAGACCGCTCCCTCCTCCTGCAGCAGCGGAACCGGAAGGTCCGCCTCGTCCTGCTCGCCATCCTGGTGGCCAACTGGGTGGTGGCCATCGCCAAGCTGGCTTTCGGCATGCTGAGCCAGTCCGCGGCGGTGACGGCGGACGGCCTGCACTCCTTCATCGACGGTGGCTCCAACGTCCTGGGCCTCGTCGCCATGGGCGTGGCGTCGCGCCCGGCGGACGAGGACCACCCCTACGGGCACGGCAAGTTCGAGGCGCTCGCGTCGCTCGGCATCGGCGCGATGATTGGCATCGGCATGCTGGAGCTGGGGCGCATGGCGCTCGACTCGGTGATGCACGACAAGCACCCGCAGGTGACGGCGACGATGGCGGGCGTCATGGGCTTCACCCTCCTCGTCAACATCGCGGTGACGCGGGTGGAGCGGCACTACGGGCACAAGTACAAGAGCACCCTGCTGCTGGCGGACGCGAGCCACACGATGTCCGACGTCTACGTCACCCTGGCCGTGCTGGCCTCGCTGCTGCTGGTGTGGCTGGGCTACCCGCGCGCGGACGGGCTGATTGCCCTGGGTGTCATGGTGTTCGTGGCGTGGGTGGCCTACGGCATCGTCCGGCAGGCGGTGGGCATCCTCTCCGACACCGCGCGGTTGGACCCGGTGGAGGTGGCCCGGCAGACCATGAGCGTGTCGGGCGTGCGCTCCTGCCGCAACGTGCGCAGCCGCGGCATGGAGGAGAGCGTCTACGTGGACCTCAAAATCGAGGTGGACCCGAACCTCTCCACCGCGCAGGCCCACGAGGTGGCGGACCGGGTGGAGACGCTGCTCCAGTCCACCTACCCACAGGTGGTGGACGTCGTGGTCCACGTGGAGCCGGCGAGCGCCATGGCTGCCCGCACGTAG
- a CDS encoding energy transducer TonB yields MSTGPTPSDWRRRKRRGSAWRVVAAVALALVAHGIYVGALLLTSALQPASRERRAVTRPTSVAVRPLTADQWAKNRGPADTRSKAQAKDRPRLQEKKEEEKPDEKPKGQVVDVAPGNDQVDPNAKYLAESNNRVDKETRAREQTPFYRNAMPQRTAPQAQEGTDARNQAPRIAGNNGLGNDEKPISEGGKQPVFEIPDVRRKNEVAVKTDPNNRGPGVTVNNQNESDELVGNSKRLRIEQGAGGEESGSTGRAGAPGLAALMPSRAVMDKVLGAAPNDHLRDAEEGDGTLLNTREWKYASFFNRVKQSVGMHWNPNEQLRRRDPTGGGTFSGKDRYTLLAITLDEKGQVKDIQVEKSSGLDFLDMEAVSSFKRAQPFPNPPPGLLGQDSEVKFQFGFFMEMGGGPRMRLFRQPN; encoded by the coding sequence GTGAGCACGGGTCCTACTCCATCAGACTGGCGCCGCCGGAAGCGGCGGGGCTCCGCCTGGCGCGTCGTCGCCGCGGTGGCGCTCGCCCTGGTGGCGCATGGCATCTATGTAGGTGCCCTGCTCCTGACGAGCGCCCTCCAGCCCGCCTCCCGGGAGCGGCGCGCCGTGACGCGCCCCACCTCCGTGGCCGTCCGCCCGCTCACCGCGGACCAGTGGGCGAAGAACCGGGGCCCCGCGGACACTCGCTCCAAGGCCCAGGCGAAGGACCGTCCCCGCCTCCAGGAGAAGAAGGAGGAGGAGAAGCCCGACGAGAAGCCCAAGGGTCAGGTGGTGGACGTCGCACCCGGCAATGACCAGGTGGACCCGAACGCGAAGTACCTCGCGGAGAGCAACAACCGGGTGGACAAGGAGACGCGCGCCCGGGAGCAGACTCCCTTCTACCGGAACGCCATGCCGCAGCGGACGGCGCCCCAGGCCCAGGAGGGCACGGACGCCCGCAACCAGGCGCCCCGCATCGCCGGCAACAACGGCCTGGGCAACGACGAGAAGCCCATCTCCGAGGGCGGCAAGCAGCCCGTCTTCGAGATTCCCGACGTGCGCCGGAAGAACGAGGTGGCCGTGAAGACGGACCCCAACAACCGGGGGCCGGGCGTCACGGTGAACAACCAGAACGAGAGCGACGAGCTGGTGGGCAACTCCAAGCGCCTGCGCATCGAACAGGGCGCGGGCGGAGAAGAGTCGGGTTCGACGGGGCGCGCGGGCGCTCCGGGCCTGGCCGCGCTGATGCCCTCGCGCGCCGTCATGGACAAGGTGCTGGGCGCCGCCCCCAATGACCACCTGCGCGACGCGGAGGAGGGAGACGGCACCCTCCTCAACACCCGCGAGTGGAAGTACGCCAGCTTCTTCAACCGCGTGAAGCAGAGCGTGGGCATGCACTGGAACCCCAACGAGCAGCTGCGCCGGAGGGACCCCACCGGCGGCGGCACCTTCTCCGGGAAGGACCGGTACACGCTGCTGGCCATCACCCTCGACGAGAAGGGCCAGGTGAAGGACATCCAGGTGGAGAAGAGCAGCGGCCTGGACTTCCTGGACATGGAGGCGGTGTCCTCCTTCAAGCGCGCGCAGCCCTTCCCCAACCCGCCGCCGGGCCTGCTGGGCCAGGACTCGGAGGTGAAGTTCCAGTTCGGCTTCTTCATGGAGATGGGCGGCGGCCCGCGGATGCGGCTGTTCCGCCAGCCGAACTGA